One stretch of bacterium DNA includes these proteins:
- a CDS encoding dihydropteroate synthase, with translation MEIIGERINTSRKHINKAVSERDKAYIQEQARMQDKAGADYIDVNAGTSVSGEVGDIEWLVDIVQEVTDKPLCIDSANPKAIEAALKRNKNEVPIVNSITGEKNRIDSILPLVKKYNTKVVALTMDDSGMPDNLEKRVDVARKLRDKLMSEGISLDRVYFDTLIRPISTNPEQVSYVLQAVSIIMKELKGAHTICGLSNVSFGLPKRNHINRTFLSLMINAGLDTAIIDPTEPNMVSTIYATQALIGKDNFCMEYITADREGKLLTH, from the coding sequence ATGGAAATTATTGGAGAAAGAATTAATACAAGCAGAAAGCATATTAACAAGGCTGTCAGCGAAAGAGATAAGGCATATATTCAAGAGCAGGCCAGAATGCAGGATAAGGCAGGTGCTGATTATATAGATGTTAATGCGGGAACCAGTGTATCAGGAGAAGTAGGGGACATTGAATGGCTTGTGGACATTGTGCAGGAAGTTACAGATAAACCATTGTGCATTGATAGTGCCAATCCTAAGGCTATTGAAGCTGCGCTTAAAAGGAATAAGAACGAAGTTCCTATTGTTAATTCTATAACAGGAGAAAAGAATAGAATTGATAGTATTTTGCCATTGGTTAAGAAATATAATACCAAGGTAGTGGCTCTTACTATGGATGATTCAGGAATGCCTGATAATCTTGAAAAAAGGGTTGATGTAGCAAGGAAGTTGCGAGATAAATTAATGTCTGAAGGCATATCTCTGGACAGAGTTTATTTTGATACATTAATAAGGCCAATAAGCACAAATCCTGAGCAGGTAAGTTATGTGCTTCAGGCAGTGAGCATTATAATGAAGGAATTAAAAGGAGCGCATACTATATGCGGTCTTAGCAATGTATCCTTTGGCCTGCCTAAAAGGAACCATATTAACAGGACTTTCTTAAGCCTGATGATCAATGCCGGGCTTGATACTGCAATTATTGATCCCACAGAACCAAATATGGTCTCAACAATTTATGCAACTCAGGCGTTAATCGGCAAGGATAATTTTTGTATGGAGTATATAACAGCAGATAGAGAAGGGAAGTTATTAACGCATTAG
- a CDS encoding HAD family phosphatase has product MKYKLIIFDIDGTITKHISSWRYIHERLELWDTLAFQYQKQFLAGKLSYRKFCELDAAHWKGLSEEKVREIFQELPYASNVPSCIKRLKQRGFKIAAISTGLQYMAERAKKELRFDYVLSNQIVSRKGILTGRVKININHGEKGKISRQIMKRFCVKPHEVISVGDSAGDIPLAKSSGYSIAFNSSDKAFSDIVDYKCKTKDFEEVFAQIVSISGIST; this is encoded by the coding sequence GTGAAATATAAACTTATAATATTTGATATTGACGGGACGATAACTAAGCATATAAGTTCGTGGAGATATATCCATGAAAGGCTTGAATTATGGGATACGCTTGCCTTCCAGTATCAGAAACAGTTTCTGGCCGGCAAGTTAAGTTACCGAAAATTCTGTGAACTTGACGCGGCTCATTGGAAGGGGCTGTCAGAAGAAAAAGTCAGAGAAATTTTTCAGGAACTCCCTTACGCTAGTAATGTCCCATCCTGTATAAAACGACTTAAACAGAGAGGGTTTAAGATAGCTGCTATTTCTACGGGGCTTCAATATATGGCCGAAAGGGCAAAAAAAGAATTAAGGTTTGATTATGTTTTATCTAACCAGATTGTTTCCCGAAAAGGCATTCTAACCGGCAGAGTTAAAATAAACATAAATCATGGGGAGAAAGGTAAAATTTCAAGACAGATAATGAAAAGATTCTGTGTCAAACCACATGAGGTAATAAGTGTAGGGGACAGCGCCGGAGACATACCCTTGGCTAAATCCAGCGGGTATTCTATAGCGTTTAATTCATCTGATAAGGCGTTTTCAGATATAGTCGACTATAAATGTAAGACAAAAGATTTTGAAGAGGTCTTTGCCCAGATAGTATCCATCTCTGGTATAAGTACGTAA
- the rlmN gene encoding 23S rRNA (adenine(2503)-C(2))-methyltransferase RlmN has product MDKRDIKDFTLEEMKKAVVEIREPGYRAGQIFFWLYKKGVCDFQKMSNLPQAFMSRLEQDYYISALSLSGKLSSSDGTEKFLFNLGDGNFIETVLICARDRKTVCLSTQVGCKFGCVFCASGHGGFIRDLSPSEIINQILFLKDKLKHKITNYVFMGMGEPLNNCDNVLKAIMIMNSKPGMDIGARRITVSTCGVIPGIRRLTDLGLQINLSISLHAATDNLRDTLVPVNRRYPLKELIKASEHFIKKTGRILTLEYVLIKGKNDSLKDADGLEVIARRLKAKVNLIPCSPVPGLGFQPPSKKDIDIFMSRLVQGRIKVTRRESKGKDIQAACGQLAGRLKQTADCEI; this is encoded by the coding sequence ATGGATAAAAGGGATATAAAAGATTTTACCTTAGAGGAGATGAAAAAGGCCGTTGTTGAAATCAGGGAACCTGGTTATCGGGCCGGACAGATATTTTTTTGGCTCTATAAAAAAGGGGTCTGTGACTTTCAGAAAATGAGCAATCTGCCGCAGGCCTTTATGTCCAGACTGGAGCAGGATTATTATATAAGCGCATTAAGTCTTTCAGGAAAACTCAGTTCCTCTGACGGGACTGAAAAATTTCTGTTTAATCTCGGCGATGGTAATTTTATAGAGACTGTACTTATATGCGCCCGAGATAGAAAAACAGTCTGTCTTTCCACTCAGGTCGGGTGTAAATTCGGGTGTGTCTTTTGCGCCAGCGGCCACGGCGGTTTTATAAGAGACCTTAGTCCTTCAGAGATAATCAATCAGATATTGTTCTTAAAAGACAAGCTCAAACACAAAATAACGAATTATGTCTTTATGGGTATGGGTGAGCCCCTGAATAACTGCGATAATGTCCTGAAGGCGATTATGATAATGAATTCTAAGCCAGGCATGGATATCGGTGCCAGAAGAATAACTGTTTCAACCTGCGGTGTAATTCCAGGTATAAGGCGGCTAACAGACCTGGGCCTGCAGATTAATTTATCTATATCCCTTCACGCGGCAACTGACAATCTCCGGGATACGCTTGTCCCGGTTAACAGACGTTATCCCCTGAAAGAACTCATTAAGGCCAGCGAACATTTCATAAAAAAAACAGGCCGGATACTTACCTTAGAGTATGTTTTAATAAAAGGTAAGAATGATTCCTTAAAAGATGCGGACGGGCTTGAGGTCATAGCCAGAAGGTTGAAGGCAAAGGTGAATTTAATACCCTGTAGTCCTGTACCCGGTCTCGGATTCCAGCCTCCCTCTAAAAAAGACATAGATATATTTATGTCCAGGCTTGTGCAAGGCAGGATAAAGGTGACCCGGCGCGAGTCCAAAGGCAAGGATATACAAGCGGCCTGCGGCCAGCTGGCGGGCAGGTTAAAGCAAACGGCTGACTGTGAAATATAA
- a CDS encoding homocysteine S-methyltransferase family protein, with product MSLLLDRIKKGEILVSDGAMGTMLQNKGLKVGECPEEWNITHPGEVKAIAAAYLKAGSDMILTNTFGGSRFKLAKFGLEAKVAEFNKAGVSLAKKAALQYGGIVVASLGPTGEFMQPLGTVTEDEMHDVFKEQILAQIQGGADAICVETMTSLEEVSIAIKVVKENTAVPAIGTMTFDKGIKGYRTMMGVSIKEAALGLEKAGADIIGTNCGNGIGPMVDIVREMRKYSSKPILVHANAGVPELIHGKTCFKETPLDMAKKVSELINAGANIIGGCCGTTPEHIRAIRNAVDSRLL from the coding sequence ATGAGTTTACTACTTGACCGTATTAAAAAAGGCGAAATTTTAGTTTCTGATGGTGCTATGGGCACCATGCTTCAGAATAAAGGATTGAAAGTGGGAGAGTGCCCTGAAGAATGGAATATAACTCATCCAGGAGAAGTCAAAGCAATTGCAGCAGCTTACTTAAAAGCCGGAAGTGATATGATATTAACGAACACATTCGGCGGATCCAGATTCAAACTTGCAAAATTTGGTTTAGAAGCAAAGGTTGCCGAATTCAACAAAGCAGGTGTTAGCCTGGCTAAGAAAGCTGCCCTGCAATACGGAGGAATTGTTGTGGCCTCCCTTGGTCCAACAGGAGAATTTATGCAACCGCTGGGAACTGTAACAGAAGATGAAATGCATGATGTATTTAAGGAACAGATTCTTGCTCAAATACAAGGCGGAGCAGATGCAATATGCGTAGAAACCATGACTTCTCTTGAAGAAGTTTCTATTGCTATAAAGGTTGTAAAGGAAAACACAGCTGTTCCTGCTATTGGTACAATGACATTTGATAAAGGTATAAAGGGATATAGAACAATGATGGGTGTAAGTATAAAAGAGGCTGCGCTTGGATTAGAAAAGGCAGGTGCGGATATTATAGGGACGAATTGTGGTAATGGCATTGGACCTATGGTGGATATTGTTCGAGAGATGAGAAAGTATTCTTCTAAACCAATTCTTGTTCACGCTAATGCTGGGGTTCCTGAACTAATACATGGGAAAACTTGTTTTAAAGAGACTCCTTTGGATATGGCAAAAAAGGTTTCTGAACTCATAAATGCTGGAGCAAATATCATAGGAGGATGTTGCGGTACAACCCCTGAACATATAAGAGCCATAAGAAACGCAGTGGACAGCCGCCTTCTCTAG
- a CDS encoding cob(I)yrinic acid a,c-diamide adenosyltransferase has translation MLKTGLVHIYTGDGKGKTTSAVGQAVRARGRGLNVYMIQFLKKDDSSGEQVVLKKLGVDIKCFGHDYAFCGKLGQEKKREAKEFFGKIIDEIANEIEQKHYDIVILDEINLLVKKGLLDKEEVVKLIKNKPQNTELILTGRGAVKEIIELADLVTRCVKIKHPYDKKIKAREGIEL, from the coding sequence ATGTTAAAAACGGGACTTGTTCATATATATACCGGAGATGGTAAAGGAAAGACAACATCAGCTGTTGGTCAGGCAGTGCGCGCCAGAGGGAGAGGATTAAATGTTTATATGATACAGTTCCTGAAAAAAGATGATAGTTCAGGAGAGCAAGTTGTCCTGAAAAAGCTGGGAGTTGATATTAAGTGTTTTGGTCATGATTATGCATTTTGCGGAAAGTTGGGACAAGAGAAAAAAAGAGAAGCAAAAGAATTTTTTGGGAAAATCATAGATGAGATTGCTAATGAGATAGAACAAAAGCATTATGATATAGTGATACTTGATGAAATAAATCTGTTGGTTAAGAAAGGTTTACTCGATAAAGAAGAAGTTGTGAAACTTATTAAAAATAAGCCTCAAAATACAGAACTTATTCTAACAGGCAGAGGAGCAGTTAAAGAGATTATTGAGCTTGCTGATTTGGTAACGCGGTGTGTGAAGATTAAACATCCGTATGATAAGAAAATAAAAGCGAGAGAAGGAATTGAGCTATGA
- a CDS encoding cobyric acid synthase: MQAKTIMIQGTGSYVGKSVVTAALCRIFTADGYKVAPFKAQNMALNSFVTKNGKEMGRAQVVQAEACGIEPSVDMNPVLLKPSSDVGCQVIVMGKPVGNMDSVEYHKHKPKLMDTVVKAFNRLAEKNDIIVIEGAGSPAEINLRKNDIVNMSIAEKIDAPVILVGDINLGGVFAWLVGTIALLSNKEKKRVKGFLINKFRGDRSLLEPAITFLEKRTQKPVLGVIPYFTDIKIQEEDSVCIDPYKSSSPLKDKNNIRIKVIYLPHISNFTDFDMLEKEHGVELEYIKRPDELKHADVIIIPGSKNTIDDLAVLRKSGFTSKIKEYSRKGVSIIGICGGYQMLGKEIIDPDHIETKKTNIKGMGLLDITTTIKKEKQTHQIKAYDNLFSSSIIHGYEIHMGKTLLGNKAEPIFEIFERSGKGVNIKDGTKSCDGNVWGTYIHGIFDNDNFRRAFLKNMRESMQLPEVGESDLFDKEKEYDKLASLVRNSIDMKKIYSIIGLKKPTNTRSSTLSLR; this comes from the coding sequence ATGCAAGCAAAGACAATAATGATTCAGGGAACTGGTTCTTATGTGGGCAAAAGTGTAGTTACTGCTGCGCTGTGCAGAATATTTACGGCTGATGGTTATAAAGTAGCGCCATTTAAGGCGCAGAATATGGCTTTAAATTCCTTTGTAACCAAAAATGGTAAGGAGATGGGAAGGGCTCAGGTTGTTCAGGCAGAAGCTTGTGGAATAGAGCCCTCAGTCGACATGAATCCTGTTTTACTTAAACCGTCATCGGATGTGGGATGTCAGGTTATTGTTATGGGAAAACCTGTCGGAAATATGGATAGTGTTGAATACCATAAGCATAAACCAAAATTGATGGATACAGTGGTAAAGGCCTTTAACAGGCTTGCAGAAAAGAACGATATAATTGTAATAGAAGGAGCGGGTTCTCCTGCAGAGATTAATCTACGAAAAAATGATATTGTGAATATGAGTATTGCTGAAAAAATAGATGCGCCTGTAATCCTTGTCGGCGATATAAATCTGGGTGGAGTTTTCGCGTGGCTTGTTGGCACTATAGCGCTTCTATCAAATAAAGAAAAAAAACGTGTTAAGGGATTTTTAATAAACAAGTTTCGTGGAGACAGGAGTCTTTTGGAACCTGCAATAACATTTTTGGAGAAAAGAACACAGAAACCTGTTCTGGGTGTTATTCCCTATTTTACTGATATAAAGATTCAGGAAGAAGATTCTGTATGTATTGATCCTTACAAAAGCAGTTCTCCTTTGAAAGATAAAAATAATATAAGAATAAAGGTTATTTATTTGCCGCACATTTCCAATTTTACAGATTTTGATATGCTGGAGAAGGAACACGGTGTGGAGCTTGAGTATATTAAGCGGCCTGATGAGCTTAAACATGCAGACGTTATCATAATTCCCGGTAGTAAAAATACAATAGATGATTTAGCAGTTCTGAGAAAGAGTGGTTTTACATCAAAAATAAAAGAATACAGCAGAAAGGGAGTTTCTATAATTGGTATATGTGGCGGCTATCAAATGCTTGGTAAAGAAATTATTGATCCGGATCATATTGAAACTAAAAAAACAAACATAAAAGGAATGGGTTTGTTAGATATAACTACAACAATAAAAAAAGAAAAACAAACTCATCAGATAAAAGCATATGATAACCTTTTCTCCTCAAGCATAATACATGGTTATGAGATACATATGGGCAAGACACTATTAGGCAATAAGGCAGAACCAATTTTTGAGATATTCGAGAGGTCTGGCAAAGGGGTTAACATAAAAGACGGGACAAAAAGTTGTGATGGAAACGTCTGGGGGACATATATTCACGGCATTTTTGATAATGATAATTTCAGAAGAGCTTTTCTAAAGAACATGAGGGAGTCGATGCAATTACCGGAAGTGGGCGAGAGTGATTTGTTCGATAAGGAAAAGGAGTACGATAAACTAGCTTCATTAGTAAGAAACAGCATCGATATGAAAAAGATATATTCGATAATAGGTCTAAAGAAACCAACAAACACCCGTTCTTCTACGCTTTCATTGCGCTAA
- a CDS encoding ABC transporter ATP-binding protein, whose protein sequence is MLEVKDLTCGYDSKFILSRINFRIQKRGLWGIIGPNGSGKTTLLKAMTKILKLRSGEVLFEGKDILKFGFREFAKQVAFVSQSSEIGYNMTIEEFVLLGRIPYRRQFQFLESKHDEEIAEEAMILTDTLRFKNRLIGELSGGERQLAVIARALAQEPRLLLLDEPTAHLDITHQIRVLDLIRRLNRQNGLTVIVVLHDLNLASEYCDRLILLNNGLIHKVGTPQEVLTYQIIEDVYDTTVVVEKNPISSKPYILVVSEEEKAKVLQ, encoded by the coding sequence ATGCTTGAGGTAAAAGATCTAACCTGCGGGTATGACTCAAAATTTATACTTAGCCGGATTAATTTCAGAATACAAAAGAGAGGTCTCTGGGGTATAATTGGCCCCAACGGCTCAGGGAAAACAACTCTGCTTAAGGCAATGACTAAAATACTTAAGCTTCGGAGTGGAGAGGTTCTTTTTGAAGGGAAGGATATATTAAAATTTGGATTTAGAGAATTCGCAAAACAAGTAGCTTTTGTATCTCAGAGTTCGGAGATAGGATATAATATGACCATAGAAGAATTCGTTCTTCTGGGAAGGATTCCTTACCGCAGGCAGTTTCAGTTTTTGGAAAGTAAACACGATGAGGAGATTGCTGAAGAGGCGATGATTTTAACGGATACTCTCAGGTTTAAGAACAGGCTTATAGGAGAGTTAAGCGGTGGAGAGAGACAGCTTGCAGTTATTGCCCGCGCGCTTGCTCAGGAGCCGAGACTACTTCTTTTAGATGAACCTACTGCTCATTTGGATATAACACATCAAATTAGAGTTTTAGATCTTATAAGAAGGTTAAATAGGCAAAATGGACTTACTGTCATTGTGGTTTTGCATGATCTTAATCTGGCAAGCGAATATTGCGATAGATTAATTCTTCTTAACAATGGACTTATTCACAAAGTTGGCACACCACAGGAAGTATTAACGTATCAGATTATTGAGGATGTTTACGACACGACAGTAGTAGTTGAAAAAAATCCTATTTCTTCTAAGCCATACATACTGGTAGTTTCAGAAGAAGAAAAAGCTAAAGTTCTGCAGTAG
- a CDS encoding iron ABC transporter permease, with protein MNRKLVRWLICILILCGILLGVGAFSLSVGSAGIPFKKIIPLILGGRGTTEYSILFDIRLPRIILGLAVGSALSIAGVLLQGMFRNPLVEPYTLGISGGAALGVCLNIVLKLNRIGGILSIPASGFLGAIVVILAVYSLSARKGILKIQGLLLTGVMISFISSSLIMLIMAISRTEDLHGIIFWIMGSLEEPNLALIKTVVLISALGLFISYLFCAELNALALGEEEALHLGINTERTKRLLFILASLLTGCAVSVAGVIGFVGLVVPHFMRMFVGGDHRILLITSALSGGAFLILCDTLARTIIAPLELPVGVITGIIGGAIFVYFLSKKQVVLGGKQ; from the coding sequence ATGAATAGAAAATTAGTTCGCTGGCTTATCTGTATATTAATTTTATGCGGGATTCTTCTTGGAGTAGGCGCTTTTTCATTGAGCGTTGGCTCAGCTGGTATACCTTTTAAGAAAATCATACCTTTAATTCTTGGAGGCAGAGGCACTACTGAATACAGCATCCTTTTTGACATACGTTTGCCCCGCATTATTCTGGGTCTTGCAGTGGGGAGCGCTCTGAGCATTGCAGGGGTACTTCTTCAGGGCATGTTTCGCAATCCTCTGGTAGAGCCATATACACTGGGTATTTCTGGCGGAGCAGCTTTGGGTGTGTGTTTAAATATCGTCCTAAAACTGAATAGAATAGGAGGAATCTTATCCATCCCGGCAAGCGGATTTCTGGGAGCGATCGTTGTAATTCTTGCTGTTTACTCGTTAAGCGCAAGAAAGGGCATATTAAAAATTCAGGGACTTCTTCTTACTGGAGTAATGATAAGTTTTATCTCCTCATCCCTAATTATGCTTATTATGGCTATATCTCGCACGGAGGATCTTCATGGAATTATTTTCTGGATAATGGGCTCTTTAGAAGAACCGAATCTGGCTCTTATAAAGACAGTGGTTTTAATATCTGCCCTGGGTTTATTCATATCTTACTTATTTTGTGCAGAGCTTAATGCGCTTGCTTTAGGGGAAGAAGAGGCTCTGCATTTAGGCATAAATACAGAAAGGACAAAGAGATTGCTGTTTATACTTGCCTCTTTACTCACAGGCTGTGCGGTTTCAGTTGCGGGAGTTATTGGCTTTGTTGGATTGGTTGTGCCTCATTTTATGCGTATGTTTGTTGGAGGAGATCACCGTATACTTCTTATTACGTCTGCTCTTTCGGGCGGGGCATTTCTTATACTTTGCGACACCCTTGCCAGAACAATTATTGCTCCTTTGGAACTTCCTGTCGGAGTGATTACAGGAATTATCGGTGGAGCAATTTTTGTCTATTTTCTTAGCAAAAAACAAGTTGTATTAGGGGGCAAGCAATAA
- a CDS encoding ABC transporter substrate-binding protein — protein sequence MFVSKNRLKNLGLLLYCFFTIFALLYVGSVTHAENNFPQRIISLGPSLTRELYLLGVEDGLVANTIYCRQPPKAQKKEKIGTVTKLSLEKVIALKPDLVLATSLTNHKQVEKLKNLGIRVITFSIAGSFSQICDQFLELGRIVGKENEAEGILSQSRKKVNSITEMVKDLPKPKVFVQVGAKPLFTVTSDSFVNDFIKFAGGINITSGAKTGLYSREKVLEQNPDVIIIVTMGIVGEQEKKTWQKYKTLNAAKNNRIYIVDSDKVCSPTPVSFVEVLEEIVGLIHAKDE from the coding sequence GTGTTTGTATCCAAAAATAGATTGAAAAATTTAGGATTATTGCTATATTGCTTTTTTACAATTTTTGCTCTTTTGTATGTCGGCTCTGTAACCCATGCGGAGAATAATTTCCCTCAACGAATAATTTCATTAGGTCCTTCTTTGACCAGAGAACTTTATCTTTTGGGAGTAGAAGATGGACTGGTGGCAAACACTATATATTGCAGGCAGCCTCCCAAAGCACAGAAAAAAGAAAAGATTGGGACAGTAACGAAATTAAGTTTAGAAAAGGTTATAGCTCTTAAGCCGGATTTAGTTCTGGCTACTTCTCTGACTAATCATAAGCAAGTAGAAAAATTAAAAAATCTGGGAATAAGGGTAATCACTTTTTCTATTGCAGGAAGTTTCTCCCAAATTTGCGATCAGTTCTTAGAACTAGGAAGAATTGTTGGCAAAGAAAATGAGGCAGAGGGAATTCTTAGTCAATCTAGAAAAAAGGTGAATTCTATCACTGAGATGGTGAAAGATTTACCTAAACCTAAAGTCTTTGTTCAAGTAGGAGCAAAACCTTTATTTACAGTAACAAGCGATTCTTTCGTTAATGACTTCATAAAGTTTGCCGGTGGGATAAATATTACTTCTGGGGCAAAAACAGGTCTTTACAGCAGGGAAAAGGTTCTTGAGCAAAATCCTGACGTGATAATTATTGTGACTATGGGCATTGTAGGTGAACAGGAGAAAAAAACGTGGCAGAAGTACAAGACTCTAAACGCAGCAAAAAACAACAGAATTTACATTGTTGATTCCGATAAAGTTTGCAGCCCTACACCAGTAAGTTTCGTTGAGGTGTTGGAAGAAATAGTTGGATTGATCCACGCAAAGGATGAATAA
- a CDS encoding radical SAM protein, producing MQFKDNSAYLNFLGCNWRCKGCVRLRGWESHLSPSDIKKLDKIYPEADKPKLKLNLDDVVEILKDNNAKKAYLGGHEPTIDPNIVEILARLKDEGIWLKLVTNGGLLNEKIIDMVDEVTLSIKALDDEIHKTYAGVSNKKTLENFEKFHNCGKIEMESIYIPGLIECEEILKIAEYIAKYNKNLRYRIDKYLSYSLYGRNATEEDVKKCSNKVKNILPNTYTFASMWGDIRMRREREHAKCLYPKID from the coding sequence ATGCAGTTTAAAGATAATTCAGCATACTTAAATTTTCTCGGCTGTAATTGGAGATGCAAAGGTTGTGTGAGATTGCGGGGGTGGGAGAGTCACCTCTCTCCATCTGATATAAAAAAATTAGATAAAATTTATCCTGAGGCCGATAAACCTAAATTAAAACTAAATTTAGATGATGTCGTGGAAATTCTCAAAGATAATAATGCTAAAAAGGCATATCTTGGGGGGCATGAACCAACAATAGACCCTAATATTGTTGAAATACTCGCGAGATTAAAAGACGAAGGAATATGGCTCAAACTTGTCACAAACGGCGGACTTTTAAATGAAAAAATAATTGATATGGTTGATGAAGTGACATTAAGCATAAAAGCACTGGATGACGAAATTCATAAGACGTATGCTGGGGTGAGCAATAAAAAAACACTTGAAAATTTTGAGAAATTTCATAACTGTGGAAAGATTGAAATGGAATCAATTTACATCCCAGGATTGATTGAATGCGAAGAGATTTTAAAAATCGCAGAGTATATTGCAAAATATAATAAAAATTTAAGATATAGAATTGACAAGTATCTCTCGTATAGTCTGTATGGAAGAAATGCAACAGAAGAAGATGTAAAAAAGTGCTCTAATAAAGTGAAGAATATACTTCCAAATACCTATACTTTTGCATCCATGTGGGGAGATATAAGGATGAGAAGAGAAAGGGAGCATGCTAAGTGTTTGTATCCAAAAATAGATTGA
- a CDS encoding diphthine--ammonia ligase: MEFCAGQVVKTKRNKVKAFVSWSGGKDSCLSCYEAKQSKDIEVSYLLNMISEEGKHSRSHGVSSDLLRVQAEAIGIPIIQKAVGKSYEEEFKRAITVLKDRDVHAGVFGDIDVQEHRDWIERVCKELQIKPLFPLWKKKRKKIMDEFIETGFKSIIVAINSEFLGEDWLGRSLDKEFLKDIENLGNVDICGEDGEYHTFVYDGPIFRKSVRFVEGKKILRGKNWFLGLVAKK, from the coding sequence TTGGAATTTTGTGCAGGGCAGGTTGTCAAAACGAAGAGGAATAAAGTGAAAGCATTTGTTTCATGGAGCGGAGGGAAAGATAGTTGCCTTTCCTGTTATGAGGCAAAGCAAAGTAAAGATATAGAGGTTTCTTATTTGTTAAATATGATATCAGAAGAGGGCAAGCATTCTCGTTCGCATGGAGTTAGCTCAGATTTGTTGAGAGTGCAAGCAGAAGCAATCGGAATTCCTATCATTCAAAAGGCTGTTGGGAAAAGTTATGAGGAAGAATTCAAAAGAGCCATTACTGTTCTTAAAGATAGAGATGTTCATGCTGGTGTTTTTGGAGATATTGATGTTCAGGAGCATAGGGATTGGATAGAAAGAGTTTGTAAAGAATTGCAGATCAAACCGCTATTTCCGTTATGGAAGAAAAAAAGAAAGAAAATTATGGATGAATTTATAGAAACTGGTTTCAAGTCAATTATTGTTGCTATTAATTCTGAGTTTCTGGGGGAAGATTGGTTGGGAAGAAGCCTAGATAAGGAATTTTTGAAAGATATTGAGAACTTGGGCAATGTGGACATCTGCGGAGAAGATGGAGAATATCATACATTTGTCTATGACGGCCCTATTTTTAGGAAGTCAGTGAGGTTTGTAGAAGGCAAGAAAATATTGAGAGGAAAAAACTGGTTTTTAGGGCTTGTAGCCAAAAAATAA